A part of Candidatus Deferrimicrobium borealis genomic DNA contains:
- the tkt gene encoding transketolase — MVQLSVNTIRTLSIDAVQEAKSGHPGTPMALAPLVYTIWNRVMRFDPQDPIWPNRDRFVLSNGHASMLLWSILHLTRTQAVNADYEILGHPSVSLDDIRRFRQLDSKAPGHPEYHWVSGVETTTGPLGQGVATSVGMGIAEKWLANHYNRPGFELFNYNVYAVCGDGCMMEGIASEAASLAGHLGLDNLCWIYDNNHITIEGNTRIAFTEDVATRFLGYGWNVLRVGDANDIERIEHALDIFHKTKDRPTFIVLDSHIGYGSPHKQDTSAAHGEPLGDDEVRLCKRFYGWPEEEKFFVPDGVYEHFASGIGARGAHARRQWTELFAAYRSKYPELANEIELMQRRELPAGWDRDLPVFPTDPKGIAGRDASGKALNVLAQNIPWLLGGSADLGPSTKTTLTYEGAGDFQADNPAGKNLHFGIREHAMAAIVNGLSLSKLRAFGATFFIFSDYARPAIRLSALMELPAIFIFTHDAMGDGEDGPTHQPVEQLASLRAIPGVVTLRPGDANEVIEAYRYIMQLRHEPAVLVLSRQPLPTLDRKKYAPASGVARGAYVLADASQGNPEMILIASGSEVSLAVEAHEQLISEGIRSRVVSMPSWEIFEHQTQEYQDHVLPPDVRARIAVEQASSFGWERYIGRPGRVIGMKTFGTSAPLKELQKKFGFEPDKVATAAKELLGRK; from the coding sequence ATGGTCCAGCTGTCCGTCAACACCATTCGAACGCTCTCGATCGATGCGGTCCAAGAGGCGAAGTCCGGACACCCGGGAACGCCGATGGCGCTCGCGCCGCTCGTCTACACGATCTGGAATCGCGTGATGCGCTTCGATCCCCAAGACCCCATCTGGCCCAACCGAGACCGCTTCGTGCTGTCGAATGGCCACGCTTCGATGCTGCTGTGGTCCATCCTCCATCTCACCCGCACCCAGGCAGTGAATGCCGATTACGAAATTCTGGGCCATCCTTCAGTCTCGCTCGACGATATCCGCCGCTTCCGCCAACTCGACAGCAAAGCGCCCGGGCACCCCGAGTATCATTGGGTCTCAGGCGTTGAAACCACAACCGGCCCACTTGGCCAGGGAGTGGCCACGAGCGTCGGGATGGGCATCGCGGAAAAATGGCTCGCCAACCACTACAACCGGCCCGGCTTTGAGCTTTTCAACTACAATGTTTATGCCGTTTGCGGAGATGGATGCATGATGGAGGGCATCGCTTCGGAAGCAGCGTCCCTGGCGGGCCATCTTGGGCTCGATAACCTTTGCTGGATCTACGACAACAATCACATCACCATCGAGGGGAATACGAGAATCGCCTTCACCGAAGATGTCGCGACCCGTTTCCTCGGATACGGCTGGAATGTATTGCGGGTGGGCGACGCCAACGACATCGAGCGCATCGAGCACGCCCTTGACATCTTTCACAAGACGAAGGACAGACCAACGTTCATCGTTCTTGACAGTCACATCGGCTACGGCTCCCCGCATAAGCAGGACACTTCCGCCGCCCACGGCGAGCCCCTCGGAGATGACGAGGTCCGCCTCTGCAAGCGGTTTTATGGCTGGCCGGAAGAGGAGAAGTTTTTTGTGCCCGACGGTGTGTACGAACACTTTGCCTCCGGCATCGGCGCGAGGGGCGCCCACGCGCGGCGACAGTGGACCGAACTCTTCGCCGCTTATCGATCGAAATATCCCGAATTGGCTAACGAGATCGAGCTGATGCAGCGGCGCGAACTGCCTGCCGGCTGGGATCGCGACCTTCCCGTCTTTCCCACCGATCCGAAGGGGATCGCGGGGCGGGACGCTTCGGGCAAGGCGCTGAACGTACTTGCTCAGAACATTCCATGGCTGCTCGGAGGCTCGGCCGATCTTGGTCCATCGACCAAGACGACTCTGACGTATGAGGGCGCGGGAGACTTTCAGGCCGATAACCCGGCCGGGAAAAACCTGCATTTCGGCATCCGCGAACATGCGATGGCTGCAATTGTGAATGGGCTCTCCTTGTCCAAGCTCCGCGCTTTCGGCGCGACGTTCTTCATCTTCAGCGACTACGCGCGGCCGGCGATCCGGCTATCCGCTTTGATGGAGCTCCCAGCCATCTTCATCTTCACCCACGACGCGATGGGTGACGGCGAAGACGGCCCGACGCATCAGCCGGTAGAGCAGCTGGCGTCATTGCGGGCGATTCCCGGCGTGGTCACCCTGCGGCCCGGCGACGCCAACGAGGTGATTGAAGCCTACCGCTACATCATGCAGCTGCGTCATGAGCCTGCCGTGCTGGTGTTGTCGCGCCAGCCCCTGCCGACGCTGGATCGGAAGAAGTACGCCCCGGCATCCGGTGTCGCCCGGGGAGCGTATGTGCTCGCTGACGCTTCGCAGGGGAACCCCGAAATGATTCTGATCGCCTCGGGTAGCGAAGTCAGTCTGGCGGTAGAAGCCCATGAGCAGCTGATCTCTGAGGGAATCCGGTCGCGCGTTGTATCCATGCCGTCCTGGGAAATATTCGAGCATCAGACGCAGGAGTATCAGGACCACGTGCTGCCGCCGGATGTGAGGGCGCGGATCGCGGTGGAGCAAGCATCGAGTTTCGGATGGGAGCGATACATCGGCAGGCCGGGGCGCGTGATCGGCATGAAAACATTCGGGACCTCGGCGCCGCTGAAGGAACTCCAGAAAAAGTTCGGTTTCGAGCCGGACAAAGTAGCGACTGCCGCGAAGGAATTGCTCGGCAGGAAATAG
- the glgX gene encoding glycogen debranching protein GlgX, which translates to MAKITTDNPGKSFPLGADVCPDGVNFSIFSKHSTAVDLLLFERVDDSKPSRVIALDPRTNRTYHYWHTFVPGVKTGQLYAYRVRGPYAPERGRRFDPDKVLLDPYGKCVARPPGYSRQAACHRGDNAAVAIKSVVADPSTYDWEGDSPPRRPFAKTVLYEMHVGGFTRHPSSGISAARRGTYAGLAEKAPYLQDLGVSAVELLPIFAFDEQDGPAGLGNYWGYAPLSFFAPHDGYSSRRDPLGALDEFRDMVKALHRAGIEILLDVVYNHSTEGNETGPTLCFRGLANDTYYLLGEDRSSYSNYSGCGNTLNANESVCRRLILDSLRYWVSEMHVDGFRFDLASILSRDSRGRPLENPPILWDIESDPVLANVKLIAEAWDAAGLYQVGRFVGDSWKEWNGRFRDDVRAFLKGDAGMVRPVAYRLIGSPDLYEHKERGPEESINFITCHDGLTLNDLVSYNGKHNEENGEDNRDGTDNNLSWNCGAEGPTQDPAVEQLRNRQVKNFLTLTLLGIGTPMLLMGDEMRRTQRGNNNAYCQNNETSWLDWELLVRHADIHRFAKQLISLRLNGIGPIDGSDMTLNELLRRQPVQWQGVRLGAPDWSDDSHSLAATVRMLGDQVVLHLMVNAYWEALRFEIPAVGETGEPWRRVVDTFLDSPDDLCDWDKGPIVSGATYPVQPRSVVLLVAQAPGRTERNKRL; encoded by the coding sequence ATGGCTAAGATTACGACCGATAATCCGGGCAAGAGCTTTCCGCTCGGCGCCGACGTATGCCCTGATGGCGTAAACTTCAGCATCTTCTCGAAACACAGCACTGCCGTGGACTTGCTCCTCTTCGAGCGCGTGGACGATTCAAAGCCGTCTCGCGTGATCGCTCTCGATCCGCGGACGAATCGCACCTACCACTACTGGCACACGTTTGTGCCGGGGGTGAAGACGGGACAACTCTATGCCTATCGGGTCCGTGGCCCGTACGCCCCGGAGCGCGGACGTAGGTTCGATCCGGACAAGGTTCTCCTGGATCCCTACGGGAAGTGCGTGGCCCGGCCGCCAGGATACAGCCGCCAAGCCGCGTGTCATCGCGGAGACAACGCCGCAGTGGCGATCAAGAGCGTCGTCGCGGACCCGAGCACGTACGATTGGGAAGGCGACAGCCCCCCACGGAGGCCCTTCGCCAAGACGGTGCTTTACGAGATGCATGTGGGCGGCTTCACCAGACATCCCAGCTCCGGCATTTCGGCCGCCCGGCGGGGCACCTATGCCGGACTGGCGGAAAAAGCCCCATACTTGCAGGATCTTGGAGTCAGCGCGGTCGAATTGCTCCCCATCTTCGCCTTTGACGAGCAGGACGGTCCCGCGGGATTGGGCAATTACTGGGGGTATGCCCCCCTTTCTTTTTTCGCCCCCCATGACGGCTACAGTTCCCGTCGCGATCCGCTGGGGGCGCTCGATGAGTTCCGGGATATGGTCAAGGCGCTGCACCGGGCCGGAATCGAGATCCTCCTGGACGTCGTGTACAACCATTCCACGGAGGGCAACGAGACCGGTCCGACGCTGTGCTTCCGGGGACTGGCGAACGACACGTACTACCTCCTGGGGGAGGACCGGTCTTCCTACTCCAACTACAGCGGGTGCGGCAACACGCTGAACGCCAATGAATCCGTATGCCGGAGATTGATCCTCGACAGTCTCCGCTACTGGGTCAGCGAGATGCACGTGGATGGTTTCCGCTTCGACCTCGCCTCGATCCTGTCCCGCGATTCGCGCGGCCGCCCGCTGGAGAACCCCCCCATCCTCTGGGACATCGAATCGGACCCGGTTCTGGCCAACGTCAAGCTGATTGCAGAAGCCTGGGATGCGGCCGGTCTCTACCAGGTCGGCAGGTTTGTCGGCGATAGCTGGAAAGAATGGAACGGTCGATTTCGTGACGACGTGCGGGCCTTCCTCAAGGGGGATGCCGGGATGGTCCGGCCCGTCGCATATCGTCTGATCGGGAGCCCGGATCTGTATGAGCACAAGGAACGGGGCCCGGAAGAGAGCATCAACTTCATCACCTGCCACGATGGCCTGACGCTCAACGACCTGGTCTCCTACAATGGGAAGCACAACGAGGAGAACGGGGAGGATAACCGCGACGGAACCGACAACAATCTGAGCTGGAATTGCGGCGCGGAAGGGCCCACACAAGATCCGGCGGTGGAGCAGCTTCGCAATCGCCAGGTGAAGAACTTCCTGACGCTGACCCTGCTGGGGATAGGAACCCCCATGCTGCTCATGGGAGACGAGATGCGACGCACCCAGCGCGGCAACAACAATGCCTACTGTCAGAACAACGAGACCAGTTGGCTGGACTGGGAGCTGCTCGTCCGGCACGCGGATATTCACCGCTTCGCGAAGCAGCTCATTTCGCTGCGCCTCAATGGCATTGGGCCGATCGATGGGTCCGACATGACGCTGAACGAACTGCTGCGCCGGCAACCGGTGCAATGGCAGGGGGTCAGACTGGGCGCTCCGGATTGGAGCGATGATTCCCACAGCCTGGCGGCGACGGTCCGCATGCTGGGAGACCAGGTGGTTCTCCACCTCATGGTGAACGCCTACTGGGAGGCGCTCCGGTTCGAAATCCCCGCAGTCGGCGAGACCGGGGAGCCGTGGCGACGGGTCGTGGACACATTCCTGGATTCCCCGGACGATCTTTGTGATTGGGACAAGGGCCCGATCGTATCGGGTGCGACATATCCGGTCCAACCCCGTTCCGTGGTGCTTCTGGTTGCCCAAGCGCCAGGGCGCACGGAACGGAACAAGCGCCTATAG